Proteins from a single region of Paenibacillus sp. BIHB 4019:
- a CDS encoding GGDEF domain-containing protein: protein MRLKKWVKIFPTSIMIAAITGMLVLFFTQLFRLPEPIYSNQNLPFFFNTFMVIIITVLIIIMRAMLVERAVLKKLAFRDGITGLYNRHGLEQFWKTYRSKKSMAILYLDLDHFKEINDRFGHHVGDALLREVSVRLQQVESKKRRELFRLGGDEFVMILKNCDPIMAKRAATQILDKLTTPYAVEGYHVLITVSIGIRMCTARNAEHDMLVKEADAAMYVAKKQGKNGFFVFREGRSKLPKEKYGNINQAKP from the coding sequence ATGCGCTTAAAAAAATGGGTTAAGATTTTCCCGACCTCCATTATGATTGCCGCAATAACGGGAATGCTGGTGCTGTTTTTCACGCAACTGTTCAGACTCCCCGAGCCAATCTACTCTAACCAGAACCTTCCATTCTTCTTCAACACCTTTATGGTCATCATCATTACCGTACTAATCATAATAATGCGTGCCATGCTTGTTGAGAGAGCAGTATTGAAGAAGCTAGCTTTTAGGGACGGTATTACTGGTCTATATAATCGTCATGGGCTTGAACAATTCTGGAAAACATATCGCAGCAAAAAAAGTATGGCCATTCTCTATCTCGATCTGGATCACTTTAAAGAAATAAATGATCGCTTCGGTCATCATGTTGGAGACGCACTGCTTCGGGAGGTCAGCGTTCGCTTACAACAGGTGGAGTCTAAAAAACGCCGTGAGTTATTCCGGCTTGGCGGTGATGAGTTCGTAATGATTCTCAAAAACTGCGATCCTATAATGGCAAAACGGGCTGCCACGCAAATTTTGGATAAACTGACGACGCCTTATGCAGTCGAAGGTTATCACGTGTTAATTACGGTTAGTATCGGTATTCGGATGTGCACAGCTCGCAACGCTGAGCATGATATGCTTGTAAAAGAAGCGGACGCTGCGATGTATGTGGCCAAGAAACAAGGCAAAAATGGATTTTTTGTCTTCCGAGAAGGCAGAAGCAAGCTCCCCAAAGAAAAATACGGCAATATTAATCAAGCTAAGCCATAA
- a CDS encoding class D sortase — protein sequence MRKIAITLVALGVLLLIYPQWNEWMADREQEKLLKEALLLMDTPEPVNTGAAQSYAQLNDMLNAGEEAEDEAASLLNDFQNGKPIATITIDRIDVLLPILDGATKANMKHAAVHMRETAIFGEEGNAAVAAHRAHTTGRLFNRLNEVEIGDDIVVQTSTAKFIYKVYETLIVEPTELSVLDSVPGENILTLITCDPLINPTHRLIVHARQIETL from the coding sequence TTGCGTAAAATCGCAATAACATTGGTAGCGCTTGGAGTGCTGCTGCTCATTTATCCGCAGTGGAATGAATGGATGGCAGATCGGGAGCAAGAGAAGCTGCTAAAAGAAGCGCTGCTGCTCATGGATACGCCCGAGCCTGTAAATACGGGGGCCGCACAAAGCTACGCACAGCTGAATGATATGCTAAATGCAGGAGAAGAAGCCGAGGATGAAGCAGCTTCCCTATTAAACGATTTTCAAAATGGCAAGCCCATTGCAACGATTACGATAGATCGTATTGATGTTTTATTACCGATTTTAGATGGCGCTACTAAGGCGAATATGAAGCATGCAGCTGTACATATGCGAGAGACCGCTATTTTTGGGGAGGAGGGCAATGCAGCTGTAGCAGCACATCGTGCCCATACAACCGGAAGGTTATTTAATCGGCTGAATGAAGTGGAAATTGGCGATGATATTGTTGTGCAGACGAGCACTGCCAAATTTATTTATAAAGTGTACGAGACGTTAATTGTGGAGCCAACCGAATTATCAGTTTTAGATAGTGTCCCGGGAGAAAATATACTTACACTCATTACCTGTGATCCGCTCATTAATCCGACGCATAGGCTAATTGTACACGCCCGTCAAATAGAGACACTTTAG